A stretch of DNA from Staphylococcus sp. KG4-3:
CATTAGCGTTTGATAATACACCAACTTCTAAGTTTTTCGAATTCAACTCCGAAAGCACTTTTGGAATTTCTTTAAAATAGTCTAAATCTAAAAAAGCGTCAAAGAGTTGATTTACATCTTCTCTATTGTATTGAATTTCATGAACATCTAATACATAGCGCAGTGATTCTTTAGTCAATTCATCAAAAGGAACATATCTTTGCATCACTTGTCTTAAAAACATATGCTCTAACTGAGTTTTACGCCAAAGTTGCGAAATGGATTTTGCTTCCACTTCATTGAATTGACCCATATCGTTTTTTAGCGATTCCATATCAAATATTGTACCGTAAACATCAAAAATAATAGCTTTATACATATATAACCTCCCTTTCTTGATAAAAATCAGACTTACTTACTCTTTAGCACGTTTAGACTACATTGAAACAGTTTTAACTTAATTTCAATTAATATTTAATAACTAATTTTACTTTTTACATTTATTTTATAACATTTTGCATCTACTAAACTCAAAACAGGAAAATAACTAATCCTTAGACTATTTATAAATAAACTGTAAAATTACAATAACTTAAGATTAATTCCTTATAAATGGGATATAGAAAAGTAAGGGAGGAGGCTGGTTGTGATGAGAAAGTTATTTTTAATTGATTTGTTAAACCTATTTCTTATTGCCCTAGGTTACATGTTACTAATCACGTTAGTTTTATTTTCCTTTGATTTATTTGAAATCGAAACAACCGGTTCACTATTTTTAAATGCACTGAGTAGTGCCACAGTTGTCAGCCTGTTTAATAACGAGATATTTAACGGTTTGTTTACCTTATTTTTATTTATCTCTATATTAATATTTGTTTATAAAGCTTTAGATCTTTATAAACAAAACAGATAGCTTACTTTGACTAATACATTAATAAATAATAATTGCTAAGCTGATCCAATTACACCCTAATATATTTATATACTATTTAATTTTATATTGTAAGGTTTCGTTTTTAGTTATATAATATTAATATAGAATGTTAAATTTATATCATAGCTAGTAACGTGCCGTTTATCATCATAGTTATATTCCATTCCCAGAATTAGACTTTATGCACCCAATTTAATATATGATATATCACAACATTCTATTCAAGTAGATTATTGCCTACTTGAAAAAATAAGATCTAAAGTTACTTTCAGGCAGTAACTTTAGATCTTATTCATGTTTTGACTTCTTATAAACTTTGGCACAGTTATTATTTTACTCGCTTCTTTTTAACCTTTCTCCTCAAGTTTAACTATAAAACTCAAATCATTTCATGCAAATCTCAACAATGCTCTATCCGTTATAACCTTGTTACTTTCATATAAAAATGTTATTTAGTCACTTTTATAAACTTTCAAGCTCTATTACATAACATACTGCATAAAAATTATTTATATTTTTACTACCTCGCTAAAATTTTATTAATAAATGTTCCCTTAGATCCTTTTCACAATGTCATTATATTAATTCAGACATTCATTTTGTTAATGTTGCTAGTTGGCTACCTTTTTTAAAGTATAGAGTTGTACAATAGGCTTACTACTATAAGGTAAAAGACTCATATCTAGATAAAGGTGATATTTTTGATTAGTACACTATCTATTAGAAATCAGTATACATCTGAATTAACAAGGTGCATCAATGAAATTGTTATACTGCTCCCTTTAAATAAACCCTGCAAAATCAATTTAAATGGATTAACTATTACAGTTACTGATGGCATAATTGTTAATAATGCGGATTTATATCAAATGTTAGATGTTCAAGAACTGTTAGAATTAAAAATTCCTTTACCATTATTTATTGAAAAAGATATTAATATTTCAAAATCATATTTCGATTTTAACTGTATCCACTTTGTAGAACAATTTAGAAACCTAGTTCTGGAAATTATACACCGACCTATCCAAGATGAGTTCAGTATGAATGTTTATATATCTAGCATTATTGAATTCTTATTAAGAGAAGCTCGGGTAGTGTTAAGTAGCATCTATATACCTTGTTTAAATACTAAACATCCTTTAGTAGCACGTATTACTAAATATATTCATGATAATATTTGTAACACTTTGAATACAAAACATTTATCTCAAACATTTTATATCTCACAATCGTATATATCTATACTATTTGCTAATAATATCAACATAAATTTTAAATATTATACGACTTCGTTAAGAATTGCTTTATCCCTATATGATCTTATTCAAAATAATAAAAGTATCTACGAAGTCGCTATTAAATATCAATTTTTAAATGTAACAACTTATTCTAAACATTTTAAATATTACATCCAAATGCCCCCTAAAAAGTATATTTACTTATTTAAAAAAGGGTATTATAAATCACCATATAAAATAATCTCAAATGACGTACCTTCAAAAAGTTATTTGGATAAAGTTCAACCACCAACTAAGGACACAAATAACTCTGATTATTCATTAAATCTTTCAAAACTGTCATTTAATAATTTCTTTAAACCCATGACTATTCTTATTCAATTAGATGACATATATGCCTTGAATCATTTTTATGAATCACATACGATGCACAATGATACTACGACGATTTTTCCAAAAGTAAACTTTTGTATATTAGATACACATTTGAGACGATTAAATACATTGAGTGCTCAACAAATCATAAATAGAATAAAACAGTTAATACTAAAGGGGCATCAGTTGACTATTAAAATAACTCACCTATCTTTACGTCAAACTCAGAAGTTTTCGGTTGCTAAATTACTAGCTGAACTAGTAAACGATTTAAATCAAATAACATTACAATTTGATTTTTCTTATTATACTTATAATGAACTTTTAAATTTTATTGAAAAAGTCCGTCTCAAGTATCCGCTTATTAAAATTGGTACGACGATAGATTCTATCATTAAAAGTAAAAATACTTTATCACAAATATTACATAATATTACTTCAATTAAAGCAGATTTTTACTACATTGATTTAGATTTGAATAGTTTTTATAGGTTAATGGCTCATAAGGTAGCTCAGTCACAAACAGACCATAACTTAAAACAAGTACTTTTAATATTTATTAGCCAATTAGGTGATGAGTATGCAAAGAAATTAATTATAACTCATTTGACTCATAATTCTTTACAAGATTACTACAACACATCTAGCCAACAGACACATATTTTATTAACGCGTTTTTTAGTTGAATTAAATCAAAGTATCTGTGGTTTTGGTTACCCATACTATACAGACGATAATGATAGAATCATGCTATTTAATAAATATCATTGCCCGATGCCTATTGTTCATATATATAGCTTTCTCAAAGCTTTTTTCAAACAACAGGTTGCTTTACTCCCAAACGCAATTATATGTAAAACAAATTGGCATTATCATATTTTATTATTTAGTAACGTAGAAAAATCATCTTTTCTAGTTAGAATAAACCACCATTTCATCAAATCATTTCCAGTGTTTTCAAGGCTTTTAAATAAAGATCATGGAATGATTACAAATTTGTTACCTTCAAATATAGATCAAAAAATTTTCGGGTTAAGCTATATAGAACAAATCAATAGCGCTAATTATCCATTATCGAAATTGAGTTTACATTACTTTAAAGAACCTTTGATTTACAAACTATCTCAATCGTCTCTCCAATATATTATGATCGCCATGAGTTAATAACAAAAAAGGCCAAAACAAACTTACATTTGCTTTTGGCCTTTTCTTAATTTCAACAATTACTGCAATATTTAAATTTCAAAAAAGTTCTGTAACTCGTTTAAATGTTCATTATCTATTTGATATTGGGCTTTAACACATCCATTTTCAAGATGTAATACTTCATCTGCACATGACATCAATAATTCATAATCATGTGTAATGACTAATATTGTGTGTCCTTGATTGGCTAAACAATTAAGGGTTCCACTTATCTCACGCATACGTTGTCCATCTAATCCACTAGAGGGTTCATCAAAAACGAGAACCTCTCGTTTAGTTTCTACAGCACTCGCAATAGCTAAGCGTTGTTTTTCTCCACCTGAAAGTGACAAAGGATGCCTATCAACATGTTCTGATATTCCATACTGTTGTAATCGCGATTGAATCGATGCATCATCTAATTTGTTATTACTTAAAC
This window harbors:
- a CDS encoding haloacid dehalogenase type II → MYKAIIFDVYGTIFDMESLKNDMGQFNEVEAKSISQLWRKTQLEHMFLRQVMQRYVPFDELTKESLRYVLDVHEIQYNREDVNQLFDAFLDLDYFKEIPKVLSELNSKNLEVGVLSNANDNMLMPLVDNSEINKYIDTVISVNEIKQYKPSPASYSLILKYYQMTREDILFVSSNAWDVSGAANFGFDTVWVNRSKSHFDYNGQSPTMTVNNLNEMVKWLEMNKR
- a CDS encoding helix-turn-helix domain-containing protein, translating into MIFLISTLSIRNQYTSELTRCINEIVILLPLNKPCKINLNGLTITVTDGIIVNNADLYQMLDVQELLELKIPLPLFIEKDINISKSYFDFNCIHFVEQFRNLVLEIIHRPIQDEFSMNVYISSIIEFLLREARVVLSSIYIPCLNTKHPLVARITKYIHDNICNTLNTKHLSQTFYISQSYISILFANNININFKYYTTSLRIALSLYDLIQNNKSIYEVAIKYQFLNVTTYSKHFKYYIQMPPKKYIYLFKKGYYKSPYKIISNDVPSKSYLDKVQPPTKDTNNSDYSLNLSKLSFNNFFKPMTILIQLDDIYALNHFYESHTMHNDTTTIFPKVNFCILDTHLRRLNTLSAQQIINRIKQLILKGHQLTIKITHLSLRQTQKFSVAKLLAELVNDLNQITLQFDFSYYTYNELLNFIEKVRLKYPLIKIGTTIDSIIKSKNTLSQILHNITSIKADFYYIDLDLNSFYRLMAHKVAQSQTDHNLKQVLLIFISQLGDEYAKKLIITHLTHNSLQDYYNTSSQQTHILLTRFLVELNQSICGFGYPYYTDDNDRIMLFNKYHCPMPIVHIYSFLKAFFKQQVALLPNAIICKTNWHYHILLFSNVEKSSFLVRINHHFIKSFPVFSRLLNKDHGMITNLLPSNIDQKIFGLSYIEQINSANYPLSKLSLHYFKEPLIYKLSQSSLQYIMIAMS